One genomic region from Neoarius graeffei isolate fNeoGra1 chromosome 4, fNeoGra1.pri, whole genome shotgun sequence encodes:
- the rgs4 gene encoding regulator of G-protein signaling 4, with product MCKGLAALPATCLRSAKDIKHKIGFLLQKAEPGQEQKPVKEKEKCAVEKSSAPIDTEKWKTSFNNLINNDVGRAAFSAFLKSEFSQENIEFWVACEDFKRTPALQMQAKAKQIFKQYVDVDSPNEVNLDSATREETRRNLEKCDVTCFDEAQSKIFTLMEKDSYRRFLKSKLFLDLAEPCRDEKHCGLERKGTFAEFSQRLLPHCA from the exons ATGTGTAAGGGGCTCGCAGCCCTACCTGCAACCTGCTTAAGAAG TGCGAAAGACATAAAGCATAAAATTGGGTTCCTGCTTCAGAAGGCTGAGCCGGGTCAAGAGCAGAAGCCTGTTAAGGAAaaggaaaagtgtgctgtggagAAAAG CTCTGCTCCTATTGACACTGAGAAATGGAAAACATCATTTAACAACCTGATTAATAATGACG TTGGACGGGCCGCCTTCAGTGCCTTTTTAAAGTCCGAGTTCAGCCAGGAGAACATTGAGTTCTGGGTGGCATGTGAGGACTTCAAAAGAACACCTGCGCTACAGATGCAAGCCAAAGCCAAGCAGATTTTCAAACAGTATGTCGACGTCGATTCACCGAATGAG GTCAATTTGGACTCTGCAACAAGAGAAGAAACTCGGAGGAACCTGGAAAAGTGTGACGTGACCTGTTTTGACGAGGCTCAGAGTAAGATTTTCACGCTGATGGAAAAAGACTCGTACAGGCGCTTTCTGAAGTCCAAACTATTCCTTGACCTGGCTGAGCCATGCAGGGACGAGAAACACTGTGGTCTGGAGAGGAAAGGGACCTTCGCTGAGTTTAGCCAGCGCCTCCTGCCTCATTGTGCCTAA